The region aatatagagTGGTATGCTAAATTCCATAGAAAAACATAACAGAAAACCTCATTGACTTCCCAGCAATTCATGAGTCTTCAGATGGTTCATAATGACTCTTGACTTCTGAAGGGATAATCCACACTACATATCTGAGTCAGCTGGTTGCTGAAATTAGATTatatgccttttgagaaatcaccTGTATTTTAATTATGGAACAAATATGCCTGTTACCTATGTGGTTTCTTTATCCAAATCACTCAAGCTAAAAATAAGATTAATATCTCTTatctacaaatttaaaaaaaaaattattctctgagaaataaattttcctATATGTGCTGTGttaagatgcttcagtcatgtccaactctttgtgacttcatagactgtaacctgccaggcttctccatccttgggattcccttgtctaaaaattcaaaaaaatgatactcagagaaataaatttcctatatatatatatattattgtgaTGGTGATCTAGGCTAAAAGTCCTTGCTATTTCCATAGCAAAATAATGGAGATTTCTCACATGTTGTATTCTCCACAGTGAATATATTCATCATGATATGGGAGAATCATACATTCAACTCTAACTTCATCTTGCTGGGAATCTTTGATCACAGTCCCACCCacatcttcctcttctctctggtCTTGGGCATCTTCACAGTGGCCTTCATGGGAAACACTATCATGGTTCTCCTCATCTACCTGGATACTCAGCTCCACACTCCCATGTACTTGCTCCTCAGCCAACTATCCCTCATGGACCTCATGCTTATTTGTACCACTGTACCCAAGATGACTTTCAACTACTTGTCTGGAAAGAAGTCCATCTCTCTGGCTGGGTGTGGAACCCAGATATTCTTATATGTGTCTCTGCTTGGAGCTGAATGCTTCCTGTTGGCTGCAATGGCCTATGATCGGTATGTTGCCATTTGTCACCCATTACGATACTCAATCCTCATGAGCCAGAAAATCTGTTGTCTCATGGCTGTTTCTTCTTGGGTTGTTGGTTCTTCTGATGGCATAATTATTATTGCAGTTGCATTGTCCTTCCCATATTGTGGTTCCCGGGAAATACCCCACTTCTTCTGTGATGTCCCTGCCCTTCTCACTCTCTCATGCACTAGCACATTGTTATTTGAAAGGTTAATGTTTATTTGCTGTGTAATTATGCTTCTTTTCCCTGTAGCAGTCATTATTGCTTCCTATGTCCATGTTATTATGGCTATCATTCACATGGGATCTGGAGAGGGTCGCCGCAAAGCTTTTGCTACCTGTTCTTCCCACCTCATGGTGGTGGGAATGTATTATGGAGCCGCCATGTTCATATATATGCGGCCTGTGTCTGATCGATCCCCTACCCAGGACAAGATGGTATCAGCCTTCTACACCATCCTCACTCCCATGCTGAATCCCCTCATCTACAGCCTCCGAAACAAGGAAGTGGCCAGAGCATTCATGAAGGTGTTAGGAAAGGGCAAATCTGGAGAACAAATTGCCTAATTAActtttttttgcagttttgttttatgcttaaatttatttatttaaccaatgTAATTTAGCACTCAATATTTACCCATCTTTTTAccaaaaaatttataaacaaacagacaagctttcagttcagtcagttctgttcagtcgctcagtcgtgtctgactctttgtggccccatgaatcgcagcacaccaggcctccctgtccatcacaaactcctggagtttactcaaactcatgttcatcgagtcggtgatgccatccagccatc is a window of Muntiacus reevesi chromosome 1, mMunRee1.1, whole genome shotgun sequence DNA encoding:
- the LOC136157878 gene encoding olfactory receptor 2M3-like, encoding MIWENHTFNSNFILLGIFDHSPTHIFLFSLVLGIFTVAFMGNTIMVLLIYLDTQLHTPMYLLLSQLSLMDLMLICTTVPKMTFNYLSGKKSISLAGCGTQIFLYVSLLGAECFLLAAMAYDRYVAICHPLRYSILMSQKICCLMAVSSWVVGSSDGIIIIAVALSFPYCGSREIPHFFCDVPALLTLSCTSTLLFERLMFICCVIMLLFPVAVIIASYVHVIMAIIHMGSGEGRRKAFATCSSHLMVVGMYYGAAMFIYMRPVSDRSPTQDKMVSAFYTILTPMLNPLIYSLRNKEVARAFMKVLGKGKSGEQIA